In Setaria italica strain Yugu1 unplaced genomic scaffold, Setaria_italica_v2.0 scaffold_11, whole genome shotgun sequence, a single genomic region encodes these proteins:
- the LOC101765158 gene encoding sulfoquinovosyl transferase SQD2 — protein MAAAGAVVPRPPPPLPITAFPSSSWPRLSPRYPLRLRSMLRRPLPCAAASSSSVLMPDPDLEPEPAHEDESRPRRIALFVEPSPFAYVSGYKNRFQNFIKYLREMGDEVIVVTTHEGVPQEFHGAKLIGSWSFPCPWYQKVPLSLALSPRIIGEVARFKPDIIHASSPGIMVFGALIIAKLLCVPLVMSYHTHVPIYIPRYTFSWLVKPMWLIIKFLHRAADLTLVPSVAIGRDLQAARVTAANKIRLWNKGVDSESFHPRFRNKEMRSRLTNGEPEKPLILYVGRLGVEKSLDFLKRVMDRLPGSRIAFIGDGPFRAELEQMFSGMPAVFTGTLQGEELSQAYASGDVFVMPSESETLGFVVLEAMSSGVPVVGARAGGIPDIIPEDQEGKTSFLYTPGDVDDCVSKIERLLSCEELRETMGRAARKEMEKFDWRAATRKIRNEQYSAAIWFWRKKRAQLLRPVQWVVRKLVRPTTPGAAVAKQS, from the exons atggcggcggcgggcgccgtcGTTCCcaggccgcctcctcctcttcctatAACggccttcccctcctcctcgtGGCCCCGCCTCTCCCCGCGGTATCCCCTAAGATTAAGAAGCAtgctccgccgcccccttccgtgcgccgccgcatcctcctcctccgtcttgATGCCCGATCCGGACCTGGAGCCTGAGCCCGCCCACGAGGACGAGTCCAGGCCCCGCCGCATCGCCCTCTTCGTCGAGCCCTCGCCCTTCGCCTACGTCTCCGGCTACAAGAACCGCTTCCAGAACTTCATCAAGTACCTCCGGGAGATGGGCGACGAGGTGATTGTGGTCACCACGCACGAGGGCGTGCCTCAAGAATTCCACGGAGCCAAGCTAATCGGATCCTGGAG CTTCCCTTGCCCCTGGTATCAAAAGGTTCCGCTCTCGCTGGCGTTGAGCCCTCGAATCATCGGAGAAGTTGCTAGATTCAAGCCTGACATTATTCATGCCTCTTCCCCTGGGATTATG GTATTTGGTGCGCTAATTATCGCAAAGCTGCTCTGCGTCCCTCTTGTAATGTCATACCACACCCATGTCCCAAT TTATATACCCCGATATACATTCAGCTGGCTTGTCAAGCCCATGTGGCTAATTATTA AATTCTTGCACCGAGCTGCCGATCTCACACTTGTACCATCAGTTGCTATTGGCAGGGATCTTCAAGCTGCCCGCGTTACAGCAG CCAATAAGATACGCCTTTGGAACAAGGGTGTTGATTCAGAAAGCTTCCATCCTCGCTTCCGAAATAAGGAAATGCGTTCAAGGCTAAC TAATGGAGAACCAGAAAAACCACTAATATTGTATGTTGGACGCTTAGGAGTGGAGAAAAGTTTGGATTTTCTTAAGAG AGTCATGGACCGACTTCCAGGATCAAGAATTGCGTTTATCGGAGATGGCCCATTCAG GGCTGAGCTTGAGCAGATGTTCTCAGGTATGCCTGCAGTGTTCACGGGTACGTTGCAAGGGGAAGAGCTATCGCAGGCCTATGCCAGTGGGGATGTGTTTGTGATGCCTTCAGAGTCAGAGACGCTTGGCTTTGTGGTGCTCGAGGCCATGTCATCAGGAGTTCCGGTAGTCGGCGCTCGAGCTGGAGGAATACCTGATATTATACCGGAGGACCAGGAAGGGAAGACCAGCTTTCTGTACACGCCAGGGGATGTTGATGACTGCGTTAGCAAGATTGAGCGTCTCTTGTCATGCGAGGAGTTGCGAGAGACGATGGGGAGGGCTGCCAGGAAGGAGATGGAGAAGTTCGACTGGCGAGCGGCGACGAGGAAGATCCGGAATGAGCAGTACAGCGCTGCGATCTGGTTCTGGCGCAAGAAGAGGGCACAGCTGCTGAGGCCCGTTCAGTGGGTGGTCCGGAAGCTGGTGAGGCCGACAACGCCTGGGGCTGCCGTTGCGAAGCAATCATAG
- the LOC101765564 gene encoding uncharacterized protein LOC101765564, which yields MDPPPSREEPELEPGSRPCPDADEPETSPSERDDPETFLPESSGASPPPPLRQQLMGACRADERLRPLLALNVSCTAADDRFIAHLAQHFEVSEVGMLARCLCVPLVSLRVGKVQRDGALLCPTPIRGKLNLGLLPSSSMCLTFVGDDGYSEQLALLSTGFEFLDVAIEEISADNSGRSFLVRISESKVFYYWCAEKSKEHGIELLAKMKSLLDGRPTLSDLTGISNSRLDAFATHLHAYLLASSIGDVKSLGSLNDFLGLSRPHDQYLQLQSAVSKTSRFRASATNATKPSSVYQASLSPRSGTFKDGVPRASCSRVVGREKLKRRAEWSSPSIAPLDANDVTTNSINSDSTSEKCDADCSRSTVNSVPLDLPLSFPLLPSIYSLGTCPPPEVSLEKQFKPYYCWCPPCPSSLQYTVTPLHLPATSVDPLPLTPLSSLLANEQPPSSAASAKLDTTDLPSLNLPSILHDPLLHLPLPTSPLIPLHGSQVPTFTPLMSDPIVHVPVIDVCSAGQAYLVSCGPSISSAVPLLPSLKPLLPEADSLVERSARETLMRLIASTPPASNPQLVNILPVVVPESISRANNVNQYVNADTKDKGFGTSCVAVFGSGIGGVDLHSQDEVSSEDDSRELFAEYDSASNDCDVHHCQKI from the exons ATGGATCCGCCGCCCTCcagggaggagccggagctggagccCGGATCCCGTCCCTGCCCCGACGCCGACGAGCCGGAGACCTCCCCATCGGAGCGCGACGACCCGGAGACCTTCCTACCGGAATCGTCCGgtgcttcgccgccgccgcctctacGCCAGCAGCTCATGGGGGCCTGCCGCGCCGACGAGCGCCTCAGGCCGCTCCTCGCCCTCAACgtctcctgcaccgccgccgacgaccGTTTCATCGCGCACCTCGCGCAG CACTTCGAGGTGTCGGAGGTCGGCATGCTCGCGCGATGCCTCTGCGTCCCCCTCGTCTCCCTGCGCGTCGGCAAGGTTCAGAGGGACGGCGCCCTCCTCTGCCCAACACCCATTAG AGGGAAGCTGAACCTCGGTCTTCTGCCGTCATCTAGCATGTGCCTTACTTTTGTTGGTGATGATGGTTATTCAGAGCAACTAGCTCTCTTGAGCACCGGCTTTGAATTTTTAGATGTTGCAATTGAAGAGATATCAGCTGATAATTCTGGGCGTTCTTTCCTAGTCAGAATTTCAGAATCTAAGGTATTTTACTACTGGTGTGCTGAGAAGTCAAAGGAACATGGAATAGAACTTCTTGCAAAG ATGAAAAGCCTTTTGGACGGGAGGCCAACACTCTCTGATCTGACTGGCATCTCCAATTCACGACTAGACGCTTTTGCCACTCATTTACATGCTTATCTTCTTGCATCAAGTATTGGTGATGTTAAATCATTAGGATCACTTAATGACTTTCTGGGCCTTTCGAGACCGCATGATCAATATTTGCAGCTCCAGTCAGCTGTTTCCAAGACTTCCAGGTTTCGTGCCTCTGCAACTAATGCAACTAAGCCAAGCTCTGTCTATCAAGCCAGCCTAAGTCCCAGATCTGGCACTTTTAAAGATGGTGTGCCAAGGGCCTCATGTTCAAGGGTTGTTGGGAGAGAGAAACTGAAGCGTCGTGCAGAATGGTCGAGCCCATCAATTGCTCCTCTTGACGCAAATGACGTGACAACAAACAGTATCAACTCTGATTCTACCAGTGAGAAGTGCGATGCAGATTGTTCAAGAAGTACTGTTAACTCAGTTCCGCTGGACTTGCCTCTTTCATTTCCCTTGCTGCCATCTATTTACTCTCTTGGCACTTGTCCCCCACCTGAGGTTTCTTTGGAGAAGCAGTTTAAGCCTTACTATTGCTGGTGCCCTCCATGTCCATCTTCACTGCAATACACTGTTACCCCTTTGCATCTGCCAGCTACATCTGTAGATCCATTGCCCCTAACACCTTTGAGTTCACTGCTAGCAAATGAGCAGCCACCTTCTTCAGCAGCGTCCGCAAAGCTGGATACAACTGATCTCCCTTCCCTTAATCTTCCATCGATACTACATGATCCTTTACTTCACCTGCCACTTCCCACCTCACCACTTATTCCCCTACATGGTTCACAGGTTCCAACGTTCACGCCATTGATGTCTGATCCCATTGTGCATGTCCCAGTTATTGATGTTTGTTCCGCGGGGCAGGCATACCTGGTGAGCTGTGGTCCATCAATATCTTCAGCAGTTCCCCTGCTCCCTAGCTTGAAGCCTCTGCTTCCAGAAGCAGACTCGTTAGTCGAGAGAAGTGCAAGGGAAACACTAATGAGGCTCATAGCTTCGACACCACCTGCAAGCAATCCTCAGTTAGTCAACATTCTTCCTGTGGTCGTGCCAGAAAGTATATCTCGTGCCAATAAT GTGAACCAGTATGTCAATGCAGACACCAAGGACAAAGGTTTTGGTACATCTTGTGTTGCTGTGTTTGGAAGTGGGATTGGAGGTGTGGATTTGCACTCCCAGGATGAAGTTTCAAGTGAAGATGATTCTCGTGAACTGTTTGCAGAATATGATAGTGCCAGCAACGACTGTGATGTACATCATTGCCAGAAAATTTAG